One window from the genome of Streptomyces sp. NBC_00287 encodes:
- a CDS encoding non-ribosomal peptide synthetase/type I polyketide synthase — MERVRGTAVCRGPEPERDASDPRDAVEALLRAAEQAADAGVVALGTDGSADRLAYPELLLRARRLLGGLRERGVGRGDVVVLCGLPLVDFFPAFWACVLGGIQPVAIAEPPLPGSPARERLLHACALLNNPLVLTDAADAPEGLRVTDVHDCLDAAPAHEYVEPDGSDVALLMLSSGSTGAPKAARLTHAGLADFAASSRRILDVRADDTMVNWLPVDHSGAFLLYHLLAVFVGCTNVHAPTERVLADPLRWLDLMHDHRARHAWAPTFAYRLVADALESGRPGRSWDLSGLKSLVCGGEQITLPVMRGFLDATGAYGVREGHIVPAWGMAETVTAVTYGRLDGPATVHRLLKRSLGGELVRADDSTPEDEVVTFVAAGAPAHGVTLRIVDDRGELAPDGRIGRLQVHSPARLTPGYIDNPEADAAAYPAGRDWLDTGDLAFLDAGQVVITGRRKDLIILNGHNVYAHEVEEATGIRQGEVAACGIPVPERGTEELAVFFVSRGAEEDVRIAGEVKAALYSRLRLTAAHVVPVPARDFPRTPAGKVRRAELRERFLGGRPGPDVVKGAVKDAVKDAVQEELAALLGRPADAHTPFYELGLTSVLVVRLRARLEERLGVEIPQTAFFEHPTAAALAARLADAPMDAHSVPAADPGAADRRIAVVGMALRFPGADTVDRFWANLRDGVDSVGVFGEITPERVPVAGVLDGVEDFDAGFFGMSPKEAGLTHPAHRLFLECCHRALEDGGYAAAEPGTRIGVFAGSGMNLYDHQQSTGAGPVDPATGMQSAIGRQPDFLATRVAYRLGLTGPAIGVQTACSTSLVAVHLAVQALLSGETDLALAGAAAVHLPQEGGYRTHPGSILSPTGRCRAFDADADGTVGGNGVAAVLLKRLDRALADGDTVHAVILGSAVNNDGAGKVGFTAPGLAGQVEVVRQALRRADVPAETISYVEAHGTGTRLGDPVEFEALGRALGAGAGRTGFCAVGSVKPNIGHLDSCAGMAGLIKTVLMLRHRTLVPTLHLTRPNPELRLGALTLATELRPWEVEDSTPRRAGVSALGVGGTNAHVVLEEAPVRSASASELPVLVPVSATDEEALAEFTDALAERLRREPDLAASDVAATLALGRPHRTCRVTAVGRTAEELAQSLAERAPDRGELGPVTFAFSGQGSARGGMASGLYAAFPVARRILDQCADPLLLDETADDRIWPTETAQAALFAHQVALAEVWQAAGVRPALLFGHSVGEYAALCVAGAMTVEDGLRLTTLRGQLMHSLCPPGGLLAVRCGREDAERVATAVGAELAAVNGPRSQVISGPPEALEAAARLLDGEGLRWRALPVDRAFHSAAVEEALREFRSYAEKVTFRPLRTALITTADGELRAEGWTVDVGYLLRQARQPVRFDLAMATAVERGYGDFVEIGAGDTLTGLGRHCAPSSRWLSGQGGGAGAVAQVGGVLAGLGSAYERGAEVEWRAITGPGGRVSLPGHPLRSRRVGVAAAPAVTESREVLDGIRELAAEALGSAVADITPDRSFFELGADSLALMGMATQLEQRYGVRVPVRELFDSADTPRKLAERLGAGRPTEPVPEPPQVAAPEPAPVAAAQPPSDLHELFGQQLKLAQQLADQVTGVINRQLEVLAAEPAPVPAPAPEPEPVPALDSTDVDFSLYFFGDYPEDTAHDKYGLIMDAAEFADRQGFHGLWFPERHFNSFGALFPNPSVLAAALAARTSRIRLNAGSVVLPLHHPVRVAEEWSVVDNISGGRAGLCVASGWHATDFALAPENFGRHREVMYERLETVRQLWSGQPVTVTAGDGAQVDVRLHPRPIQDELPLYAAVVGNPDSYRRAAAEGLGVVTNLMTQTVERLAENIALYRRTRAEHGLDPAAGRVVVLVHTYLDEDAERARAEAYRPFVSYLRSSLALFDQVTNSLGFDVDLANTPEEDVEFLLGRAYERYCDSRALIGDERTAAEAVGRLVAAGADEIACFVDFGVPREKVLAGLPVLDRVRRQEYRRTPVRRRRIPLSPAQRRIWFLERLHPGTTMYCEPKAIRLDGPLDVPALRRALRRVADRHPALRTVFGEADGVPYQEIRDQVPLDCPVDDHTGATEEEALRAVLAAQARGGMDLGAGPLVVARLLRLSDDRHLLFLLAHHIVFDSSSTVVLARDLAAYYRDEEPPTLPEPPAPTRPEPAELAASLDFWRRELTDAPELTLPTDRPRPPVRTGEGASLTHDLDAELIGRLRTFAAGHRATLFMALTGAIGAVLGRFSGQREVVLGTAVAARPVGAEDQVGLFLDTVPLCVDLGGDPDFPELLHRVRDGSMTAYEHRRVPFDELVGAVNPHRDPGRNPLFQVMVEYENEGGVDFDPPRLTATLLDVPSERAPFDLSVYLTHHADGLRFMVEYDTALFDEATVRRLVDHVEQVLRRALDTPAAPLLDLTDPDRTALARLGRLDEPAPAVEDTLHGLVARQAPDAVALVAGERRVTYGELEASANRLAHLLRGRGAGRGERVAVLLPRGPELITALLGVLKSGAAYLPLDPSAPTPRLAALLADAGPILLLTSAELRARHPGLDAEVHLVEETDASLPSDPLPQDVVRPEDPAYCIYTSGSTGRPKGVVVPHRGPVNLIRAHLAAHPPLRTLQWTSPSFDVSVQEIFTTLASGAELVLIDDELRYDPAAVAEAVRRHEVQRMFMPCTPLRYLMETGPRLPSLRELFSAGEALQLTDAFRRFLATHPECTLYNQYGPTETSIIVTSQRVDPEGGTLPPIGTPVPGARVLLRDAAGRAVPVGAVGEMYVGGVPVAHGYLNRPEETAAAFVDGGTFYRTGDLARWRTDGTLQYCGRVDDQVKIRGHRVEPAEVQTALAALPGVRDAAVVPRRDRHGESELVAYVVTDDLAPLRAALAAVVPAHLVPGRWVALDRLPVNASGKLDRARLPEPGSPGEAAEPVTTLEKSLHELWCDELGVPRVSVTRPFFELGGHSLGAIRLLHRMAEELDVEVSMADFFRAPTIRGIATRAADRRVTATVPLTSSLRRLWRRQHERPDPSVYNIAHRIDLHGELDVERLKGALAELVRRHDALRSRCTEQVMEVLAEVPVTMPVEDVADADRWCEEHARTPFALDRAPLFRFRLARLATDRWILLTVFHHAVCDGWSLGVIREELGRLYRGDQLPPVSGQFTDFAQDEHALSPARRAELERYWRGELTGVPLRLPLPYDHPRPARLSGRGALHTWTIGGDTPARIAATAARLGVTPYAALASAFALWAGRLCGDPADVVLAASSANRTRRDRAETVGLIGDAVLVRARLSEAAGFGELVTQVAESLFTALDHQDLPLTEVVELVEPGDGLFPTVLFTVVTTEPPTLDLPPLRTRVEGMATRGVARNELYVVLEPGPGEIRATFEYSTDLFTAKTVEGWARSFSTLLDQLP, encoded by the coding sequence ATGGAACGCGTACGGGGGACGGCCGTCTGCCGGGGGCCTGAGCCGGAACGGGACGCCTCGGATCCGCGCGACGCGGTGGAGGCGCTGCTGCGGGCCGCCGAGCAGGCGGCGGACGCGGGTGTCGTCGCCCTCGGCACCGACGGGTCCGCCGACCGGCTCGCCTACCCCGAACTCCTCCTCCGCGCCCGCCGGCTGCTCGGCGGTCTGCGGGAGCGCGGGGTGGGGCGCGGGGACGTTGTGGTGCTCTGCGGGCTGCCGCTCGTCGACTTCTTCCCGGCCTTCTGGGCCTGTGTGCTCGGCGGCATCCAGCCCGTCGCCATCGCCGAGCCGCCCCTCCCGGGCTCGCCCGCGCGTGAACGGCTGCTGCACGCCTGCGCGTTGCTGAACAACCCGCTCGTCCTCACCGACGCCGCCGATGCCCCCGAAGGCCTGCGGGTGACGGACGTACACGACTGTCTCGACGCCGCGCCCGCGCACGAGTACGTCGAACCCGACGGGTCGGATGTCGCCCTGCTGATGCTCTCCTCCGGCAGCACCGGCGCCCCGAAGGCCGCGCGGCTGACCCACGCGGGGCTCGCGGACTTCGCCGCCAGCAGCCGGCGGATCCTGGATGTGCGGGCCGACGACACCATGGTCAACTGGCTCCCGGTCGACCACAGCGGGGCGTTCCTGCTCTACCACCTGCTCGCCGTATTCGTCGGCTGCACCAACGTCCACGCGCCGACCGAGCGGGTGCTCGCCGATCCGCTGCGCTGGCTCGACCTGATGCATGATCACCGGGCCCGGCACGCGTGGGCGCCGACCTTCGCCTATCGGCTCGTCGCCGACGCGCTCGAATCCGGCCGGCCGGGCAGGTCCTGGGACCTCAGCGGGCTCAAGTCCCTCGTCTGCGGGGGCGAGCAGATCACGCTGCCCGTCATGCGCGGCTTCCTCGACGCGACCGGCGCGTACGGCGTCCGCGAGGGGCACATCGTCCCGGCCTGGGGCATGGCGGAGACCGTCACGGCGGTGACGTACGGCCGTCTCGACGGGCCCGCTACCGTGCACCGGCTGCTCAAGCGGAGCCTCGGCGGTGAGCTGGTGCGCGCCGACGACTCGACGCCCGAGGACGAGGTCGTCACCTTCGTCGCGGCCGGCGCGCCTGCGCACGGGGTCACCCTGCGCATCGTGGACGACCGGGGCGAGCTCGCCCCCGACGGCCGCATCGGCCGCCTCCAGGTCCACTCGCCCGCCCGGCTGACCCCCGGCTACATCGACAACCCCGAGGCCGACGCGGCGGCCTACCCCGCCGGACGGGACTGGCTGGACACCGGCGATCTGGCCTTCCTCGACGCGGGCCAGGTCGTCATCACCGGCCGCCGCAAGGACCTGATCATCCTCAACGGGCACAACGTGTACGCGCATGAGGTGGAGGAGGCCACCGGTATCCGGCAGGGGGAGGTGGCCGCGTGTGGGATTCCCGTTCCGGAGCGCGGGACGGAGGAGCTGGCGGTGTTCTTCGTGAGCCGGGGCGCCGAGGAGGACGTACGGATCGCCGGTGAGGTGAAGGCGGCCCTGTACTCCCGGCTCCGGCTCACCGCCGCGCATGTCGTGCCCGTTCCGGCGCGGGACTTCCCGAGGACGCCCGCGGGGAAGGTGCGGCGGGCGGAGCTGCGGGAACGGTTCCTCGGGGGGCGTCCCGGGCCGGACGTCGTGAAGGGCGCCGTGAAGGATGCCGTGAAGGATGCCGTACAGGAGGAGCTCGCCGCTCTCCTCGGCCGCCCGGCCGACGCGCACACTCCCTTCTATGAACTCGGTCTGACCTCCGTCCTCGTCGTACGGCTGCGTGCCCGCCTCGAGGAGCGGCTCGGGGTGGAGATCCCGCAGACGGCCTTCTTCGAGCATCCGACGGCCGCGGCGCTGGCGGCGCGGCTCGCGGACGCCCCCATGGACGCGCACTCCGTGCCTGCTGCGGATCCCGGGGCAGCCGACCGTCGTATCGCCGTCGTCGGGATGGCTCTGCGCTTCCCCGGCGCGGACACGGTCGACCGGTTCTGGGCCAACCTGCGCGACGGTGTCGACAGTGTCGGGGTCTTCGGCGAGATCACGCCCGAGCGGGTGCCGGTCGCCGGAGTGCTGGACGGGGTCGAGGACTTCGACGCCGGGTTCTTCGGGATGAGCCCCAAGGAGGCCGGGCTCACCCATCCCGCGCACCGGCTGTTCCTGGAGTGCTGTCACCGGGCGCTGGAGGACGGCGGGTACGCGGCGGCCGAACCCGGCACCAGGATCGGGGTGTTCGCCGGGTCGGGCATGAATCTCTACGACCACCAGCAGTCCACGGGGGCAGGACCGGTCGACCCGGCTACCGGTATGCAGAGCGCGATCGGACGGCAGCCCGACTTCCTCGCCACCCGCGTCGCCTACCGGCTCGGGCTCACCGGTCCGGCGATCGGGGTGCAGACGGCCTGCTCCACCTCGCTGGTCGCCGTCCACCTCGCGGTTCAGGCACTGCTCAGCGGGGAGACGGACCTGGCGCTGGCCGGTGCCGCGGCCGTTCATCTGCCCCAGGAGGGCGGCTACCGCACCCACCCCGGCTCCATCCTGTCGCCCACCGGGCGCTGCCGGGCCTTCGACGCGGACGCCGACGGCACGGTCGGTGGCAACGGTGTCGCCGCCGTTCTGCTCAAACGGCTCGACCGGGCCCTCGCCGACGGCGACACCGTGCACGCGGTCATCCTCGGCTCGGCCGTGAACAACGACGGCGCGGGCAAGGTCGGCTTCACGGCCCCCGGTCTCGCCGGGCAGGTGGAGGTGGTGCGGCAGGCGCTGCGCCGGGCCGATGTCCCCGCGGAGACGATCTCGTACGTCGAGGCCCACGGGACCGGGACCCGGCTCGGCGACCCGGTGGAGTTCGAGGCGCTCGGGCGGGCGCTGGGTGCGGGGGCCGGGCGTACCGGGTTCTGTGCGGTCGGGTCGGTCAAGCCGAACATCGGGCATCTCGACAGCTGCGCGGGCATGGCGGGGCTCATCAAGACGGTGCTGATGCTTCGGCATCGCACGCTGGTGCCCACGCTCCATCTGACCCGGCCCAATCCCGAACTCCGGCTGGGCGCTTTGACGTTGGCGACCGAGCTGCGTCCCTGGGAGGTCGAGGACAGCACTCCTCGCCGGGCCGGTGTCAGCGCCCTCGGGGTCGGTGGCACCAATGCGCATGTGGTGCTGGAGGAGGCGCCGGTGCGGTCGGCTTCCGCGAGCGAACTCCCGGTCCTGGTACCGGTGTCGGCCACCGATGAGGAAGCCCTGGCCGAGTTCACCGACGCGCTCGCCGAACGGCTGCGCCGAGAGCCGGACCTCGCCGCCTCCGACGTGGCCGCCACCCTCGCCCTGGGCCGACCGCACCGCACCTGTCGCGTCACGGCGGTGGGCCGTACGGCGGAGGAGCTGGCGCAATCGCTGGCCGAACGGGCACCGGATCGCGGGGAGTTGGGCCCGGTCACCTTCGCCTTCTCCGGGCAGGGCAGCGCCCGTGGGGGCATGGCGAGCGGGCTGTACGCCGCGTTTCCCGTCGCTCGGCGGATCCTCGACCAGTGTGCGGATCCCCTCCTGCTGGACGAGACGGCCGACGACCGGATCTGGCCCACCGAGACGGCCCAGGCCGCCCTCTTCGCCCATCAGGTGGCGCTCGCCGAAGTGTGGCAAGCGGCCGGGGTGCGGCCGGCGCTGCTGTTCGGGCACAGCGTCGGTGAGTACGCGGCGCTGTGCGTGGCGGGCGCGATGACGGTCGAGGACGGACTGCGGCTCACCACCCTGCGCGGGCAACTGATGCACTCGCTCTGCCCACCCGGCGGTCTGCTCGCTGTTCGGTGCGGGCGCGAGGACGCCGAGCGCGTCGCGACAGCCGTCGGAGCTGAGCTCGCCGCCGTCAACGGGCCGCGCTCCCAAGTGATTTCGGGACCGCCCGAGGCCCTGGAGGCTGCGGCACGTCTGCTGGACGGGGAGGGGCTGCGCTGGCGGGCACTGCCGGTGGACCGGGCCTTCCACTCGGCCGCCGTCGAGGAGGCGCTGCGTGAATTCCGGTCGTACGCCGAGAAGGTGACGTTCCGGCCGTTGCGCACCGCGCTGATCACTACCGCCGACGGTGAACTGCGTGCCGAGGGCTGGACGGTCGACGTCGGCTATCTGCTTCGGCAGGCCCGGCAGCCGGTGCGTTTCGACCTCGCCATGGCCACGGCCGTCGAGCGCGGATACGGCGACTTCGTCGAGATCGGCGCGGGCGACACGCTCACGGGGCTTGGGCGGCACTGTGCGCCGAGCAGCCGCTGGCTGAGCGGGCAGGGCGGGGGAGCGGGGGCCGTCGCGCAGGTGGGCGGGGTGCTGGCGGGGCTGGGGTCGGCGTATGAGCGAGGGGCGGAGGTGGAGTGGCGGGCGATCACGGGACCCGGGGGGCGGGTGTCGTTGCCGGGGCATCCGCTGCGGTCGCGCCGGGTGGGAGTGGCGGCGGCGCCCGCTGTCACGGAGTCTCGCGAAGTGCTCGACGGTATAAGGGAGTTGGCCGCCGAAGCGCTCGGTAGTGCGGTCGCCGATATCACGCCGGACCGCTCCTTCTTCGAGCTCGGCGCGGATTCCCTCGCGCTGATGGGGATGGCGACGCAACTGGAGCAGCGTTACGGCGTGCGCGTCCCGGTGCGGGAGCTGTTCGACTCGGCGGACACGCCCCGGAAGCTGGCGGAGCGGCTGGGGGCGGGGAGGCCGACGGAGCCCGTGCCGGAGCCCCCGCAGGTGGCCGCGCCGGAGCCCGCGCCGGTTGCTGCTGCACAGCCACCGTCCGACCTGCACGAGCTGTTCGGTCAGCAGCTGAAGCTGGCCCAGCAGCTGGCCGACCAGGTCACGGGAGTGATCAACCGCCAGCTCGAGGTACTCGCTGCCGAGCCCGCTCCCGTTCCCGCTCCGGCACCGGAGCCGGAACCCGTGCCGGCGCTGGACTCCACCGACGTCGACTTCAGCCTCTACTTCTTCGGCGACTATCCCGAAGACACCGCCCACGACAAATACGGCCTCATCATGGACGCCGCCGAGTTCGCCGACCGCCAGGGCTTCCACGGACTGTGGTTCCCCGAGCGGCACTTCAACTCCTTCGGCGCCCTGTTCCCCAACCCCTCCGTCCTGGCCGCCGCCCTCGCCGCCCGGACCAGCAGGATCCGGCTGAACGCCGGCTCCGTCGTGCTGCCGCTGCACCATCCCGTGCGGGTGGCCGAGGAGTGGTCGGTCGTCGACAACATCTCCGGCGGCCGGGCGGGCCTGTGTGTAGCGAGCGGTTGGCACGCCACCGACTTCGCGCTCGCGCCGGAGAACTTCGGCCGCCATCGCGAGGTGATGTACGAACGGCTGGAGACAGTACGGCAGTTGTGGTCGGGACAGCCGGTCACAGTCACCGCGGGCGACGGCGCCCAGGTCGACGTACGACTGCATCCCCGCCCCATCCAGGACGAACTGCCGCTGTACGCGGCCGTGGTCGGCAACCCCGACAGTTACCGTCGGGCCGCGGCAGAGGGCCTGGGGGTGGTCACCAACCTGATGACGCAGACGGTCGAGCGGCTCGCGGAGAACATCGCGCTGTACCGGCGTACCCGCGCCGAGCACGGCCTCGATCCCGCGGCCGGGCGCGTCGTGGTCCTGGTGCACACCTACCTCGACGAGGACGCGGAGCGGGCCCGGGCCGAGGCGTACCGGCCGTTCGTGTCGTATCTGCGCTCCTCGCTCGCCCTCTTCGACCAGGTCACCAACAGCCTGGGATTCGACGTCGACTTGGCGAACACCCCCGAGGAGGACGTCGAGTTCCTGCTCGGACGGGCCTACGAGCGGTACTGCGACTCCCGCGCCCTGATCGGCGACGAGCGCACGGCCGCCGAGGCGGTGGGGCGGCTGGTCGCGGCGGGCGCCGACGAGATCGCCTGCTTCGTGGACTTCGGCGTACCGAGGGAGAAGGTGCTGGCCGGGCTGCCGGTGCTGGACCGGGTGCGCCGCCAGGAGTACAGGAGGACGCCGGTACGACGACGTCGTATACCCCTGTCCCCGGCCCAGCGCCGCATCTGGTTCCTGGAGCGGCTGCATCCGGGCACCACCATGTACTGCGAGCCGAAGGCGATCCGTCTCGACGGGCCGCTCGATGTCCCCGCCCTGCGCCGGGCGTTGCGGCGGGTCGCGGACCGGCATCCCGCGCTGCGCACGGTGTTCGGGGAGGCCGACGGGGTGCCGTACCAGGAGATACGCGACCAGGTGCCCCTCGACTGCCCGGTGGACGACCACACCGGCGCGACCGAGGAGGAGGCGCTGCGAGCCGTGCTCGCCGCCCAGGCGCGGGGCGGCATGGATCTGGGCGCGGGTCCGCTGGTCGTCGCCAGGCTGCTCCGGCTGTCAGACGACCGGCACCTGCTCTTCCTCCTCGCCCACCACATCGTCTTCGACTCCTCCTCCACGGTCGTCCTCGCCCGCGACCTGGCTGCCTACTACCGCGACGAAGAGCCGCCGACACTCCCCGAACCGCCCGCACCGACCCGTCCCGAGCCCGCCGAACTCGCCGCCTCCCTCGACTTCTGGCGCCGCGAACTGACCGACGCCCCCGAGCTCACCCTCCCCACCGACCGGCCCCGCCCGCCGGTCAGGACGGGCGAGGGCGCGAGCCTCACGCATGACCTGGACGCCGAACTGATCGGCAGGCTGCGGACGTTCGCCGCCGGACACCGGGCCACCCTCTTCATGGCGTTGACCGGCGCGATCGGCGCGGTGCTGGGCCGGTTCAGCGGGCAGCGGGAGGTGGTGCTCGGCACCGCGGTCGCCGCCCGCCCCGTCGGCGCCGAGGACCAGGTGGGCCTCTTCCTCGACACCGTCCCCCTGTGCGTGGACCTCGGCGGCGACCCGGACTTCCCGGAACTGCTGCACCGGGTGCGGGACGGCAGCATGACGGCGTACGAGCACCGACGCGTCCCCTTCGACGAGCTGGTCGGCGCCGTCAACCCGCACCGCGACCCGGGCCGCAATCCGCTCTTCCAGGTGATGGTCGAGTACGAGAACGAAGGCGGCGTCGATTTCGACCCGCCCCGGCTGACCGCCACCCTCCTCGACGTCCCGAGCGAACGCGCCCCCTTCGACCTCAGCGTCTATCTGACCCATCACGCGGACGGCCTGCGGTTCATGGTCGAGTACGACACCGCCCTGTTCGACGAGGCGACCGTACGGCGGCTGGTGGACCATGTGGAGCAGGTGCTGCGGCGGGCCCTCGACACCCCGGCGGCCCCGCTCCTCGACCTCACGGACCCGGATCGGACCGCTCTCGCCCGGCTGGGACGCCTGGACGAACCCGCACCCGCCGTCGAGGACACCCTGCACGGCCTGGTCGCGCGACAGGCGCCGGACGCCGTCGCCCTCGTAGCGGGTGAACGACGGGTCACCTACGGCGAGTTGGAAGCGTCCGCCAACCGGCTCGCCCACCTCCTGCGCGGCCGGGGTGCCGGGCGCGGGGAGCGGGTGGCGGTGCTGCTGCCGCGTGGACCGGAGTTGATCACGGCCCTGTTGGGGGTCCTGAAGAGCGGTGCCGCCTATCTGCCGCTCGACCCGTCCGCGCCCACCCCGCGCCTGGCCGCGCTGCTGGCCGACGCCGGCCCGATCCTCCTGCTGACCTCAGCGGAACTGCGAGCCCGGCATCCCGGCCTCGACGCCGAGGTGCACCTGGTGGAGGAGACGGACGCGAGCCTCCCCTCCGACCCGCTGCCGCAGGACGTAGTGCGCCCCGAGGACCCGGCGTACTGCATCTACACCTCGGGCTCGACCGGCCGTCCCAAGGGAGTCGTCGTCCCGCACCGCGGCCCCGTGAACCTGATCCGCGCCCACCTCGCCGCACATCCGCCCCTGCGCACGCTCCAGTGGACCTCGCCGTCCTTCGACGTCAGCGTGCAGGAGATCTTCACCACGCTGGCCTCCGGCGCCGAACTGGTGCTGATCGACGACGAGTTGCGGTACGACCCGGCGGCCGTCGCGGAGGCGGTACGGCGCCATGAGGTGCAGCGGATGTTCATGCCGTGCACTCCGCTCAGGTACCTGATGGAGACGGGCCCTCGACTGCCGTCCCTGCGGGAGCTCTTCTCGGCCGGTGAGGCACTCCAACTCACCGACGCCTTCCGCCGGTTCCTCGCCACGCACCCGGAGTGCACGCTGTACAACCAGTACGGCCCGACCGAGACGTCGATCATCGTCACCTCGCAGCGCGTGGACCCCGAGGGCGGGACACTGCCGCCCATCGGCACACCGGTCCCGGGCGCGCGCGTTCTGCTGCGGGACGCGGCCGGGCGGGCGGTGCCGGTGGGGGCCGTCGGTGAGATGTACGTCGGGGGCGTCCCCGTGGCACACGGTTACCTCAACCGGCCCGAGGAGACCGCTGCCGCCTTCGTCGACGGCGGCACGTTCTACCGCACCGGGGATCTGGCGCGCTGGCGCACCGACGGCACGCTGCAGTACTGCGGACGCGTCGACGACCAGGTCAAGATCCGTGGGCATCGGGTCGAACCGGCCGAGGTGCAGACGGCGTTGGCCGCGCTGCCAGGGGTACGGGACGCGGCGGTCGTACCGCGTCGGGACCGGCACGGGGAGAGTGAGCTGGTCGCCTACGTCGTAACCGATGACCTGGCGCCACTGAGGGCGGCGCTCGCCGCCGTGGTCCCCGCACACCTGGTGCCCGGGCGCTGGGTGGCCCTGGACCGGCTTCCGGTGAACGCCTCCGGGAAGCTGGACCGGGCCCGGCTGCCCGAGCCGGGTTCCCCGGGTGAGGCCGCGGAACCCGTCACCACGCTGGAGAAGTCCCTGCACGAGCTGTGGTGCGACGAACTCGGCGTGCCCAGGGTGTCGGTGACCCGGCCCTTCTTCGAACTGGGCGGTCACTCGCTCGGCGCGATCCGGCTGCTGCACCGGATGGCGGAGGAACTGGACGTCGAGGTGTCGATGGCCGACTTCTTCCGGGCGCCGACGATCAGGGGCATCGCGACCCGGGCCGCCGATCGGCGGGTGACGGCGACCGTACCGTTGACCTCGAGCCTCCGCCGTCTGTGGCGACGGCAGCACGAACGGCCCGACCCTTCCGTCTACAACATCGCCCATCGCATCGATCTGCACGGGGAGTTGGACGTCGAGCGCCTGAAGGGGGCGTTGGCGGAGCTGGTGCGGCGGCATGACGCGTTACGCAGCAGGTGCACCGAGCAGGTGATGGAGGTCCTGGCCGAGGTGCCGGTCACTATGCCGGTCGAGGACGTGGCCGACGCCGACCGCTGGTGCGAGGAGCACGCCCGGACTCCGTTCGCGCTGGACCGCGCCCCGCTGTTCCGCTTCCGTCTGGCCCGGCTCGCGACGGACCGCTGGATCCTGCTGACGGTCTTCCATCACGCGGTCTGCGACGGCTGGTCGCTCGGGGTGATCCGGGAGGAGCTGGGGCGGCTCTATCGGGGCGACCAACTCCCGCCCGTCAGTGGCCAGTTCACGGACTTCGCCCAGGACGAGCACGCGCTGTCCCCGGCGCGGCGGGCGGAGCTGGAGCGCTACTGGCGCGGTGAACTCACCGGCGTACCTCTGCGGTTGCCGCTGCCGTACGACCATCCCCGCCCCGCGCGGTTGTCGGGCCGGGGCGCCCTGCACACCTGGACCATCGGCGGGGACACTCCCGCCCGGATCGCGGCGACCGCCGCCCGCCTGGGTGTGACGCCGTATGCCGCGCTGGCCTCGGCGTTCGCGCTCTGGGCGGGTCGGCTGTGCGGTGACCCGGCGGATGTGGTGCTGGCCGCGTCCAGCGCGAACCGGACCCGGCGGGACCGGGCGGAGACGGTCGGGCTGATCGGGGACGCGGTGCTGGTGCGGGCGCGGCTGTCGGAGGCGGCGGGCTTCGGGGAGCTGGTGACGCAGGTGGCCGAGAGCCTGTTCACGGCGCTGGACCACCAGGACCTGCCGCTGACGGAAGTGGTGGAGCTGGTGGAGCCGGGCGACGGCCTGTTCCCGACCGTGCTGTTCACCGTGGTCACCACGGAGCCGCCCACCCTGGACCTGCCACCGCTGCGGACCCGCGTGGAGGGCATGGCGACGCGGGGCGTGGCGCGCAACGAGCTCTATGTCGTACTGGAACCGGGGCCGGGGGAGATCAGGGCCACCTTCGAGTACTCGACGGACCTGTTCACCGCAAAGACCGTCGAAGGGTGGGCGAGGAGTTTCAGCACGCTGCTCGATCAGCTGCCGTAG